In the genome of Brienomyrus brachyistius isolate T26 chromosome 17, BBRACH_0.4, whole genome shotgun sequence, one region contains:
- the gap43 gene encoding neuromodulin, which produces MLCCIRRTKPIEKNEEPDQKLEQDAHKPEDKAHKAATKIQASFRGHIIRKKLKNEKKDESAAIPEAAMEGGETKEKSSPVVNKATECTTEERETPNQPKNSEPDKATNTPATGCSQPEAAVSEPAKEEAKSDAPTETKETAKEEEESAAGEKVSSPTEKPTVNESESSQLAAAKETQQDANKEMEELKQANVPAVNEDEPIADKSQNEENESDAQLPDKKDDVETKATESVPIETDKDEDQASQDKV; this is translated from the exons ATTGAGAAAAATGAAGAACCTGATCAAAAACTGGAACAAGATGCTCACAAACCAGAAGACAAAGCCCACAAGGCCGCCACCAAAATCCAGGCTAGCTTTCGTGGACACATAATTCGAAAAAAACTCAAGAATGAAAAGAAGGATGAAAGTGCTGCCATCCCTGAGGCAGCGATGGAGGGAGGGGAAACGAAAGAGAAAAGCTCCCCAGTGGTGAATAAGGCCACAGAATGCACTACTGAAGAAAGGGAAACACCAAACCAACCAAAAAATTCAGAACCTGACAAGGCAACTAACACCCCTGCAACAGGCTGCTCTCAGCCCGAGGCTGCCGTTTCTGAACCAGCGAAAGAAGAGGCAAAGTCAGACGCGCCCACGGAGACGAAGGAAACTGCCAAAGAGGAGGAGGAATCCGCAGCCGGTGAAAAAGTATCTTCTCCTACAGAGAAGCCCACTGTTAATGAGAGTGAATCTTCTCAGTTAGCTGCAGCCAAGGAGACACAGCAAGATGCTAACAAGGAAATGGAAGAACTCAAACAAGCCAATGTGCCTGCTGTCAATGAGGATGAGCCAATAGCAGACAAGTCCCAGAATGAGGAGAATGAGTCTGACGCTCAACTTCCAGACAAAAAAG ATGATGTTGAGACTAAAGCAACTGAAAGTGTTCCAATAGAGACAGATAAAGATGAAGACCAGGCCAGCCAAGACAAAGTCTGA